The DNA sequence AAAATGAACTTTTTAGTTATTACCAAAGATATCGGTGGGCAGGCGGCGTGGAGTGGAGACATAGAGAATTACACAGGTTATCAATTCATTACCGGTCCTGAGTTGACGGGCAAGTTTGAGGAACATATGCGAAAATATAGTATTGAATTAAAAGAAAATGAAGAAGTGTTAGAATTAAAAAGAAAAGATGACGGGGTTTGGGTTAAGACTGACAAAGCCACCTACCAAGCAAAAACAGCAGTAATTGCCTCTGGCAAGAGGTCGAGGGAACTTGGCGTGCCCGGGGAGTTGGAATTTAAAAATAGGGGACTTACTTACTGCGCTACTTGCGATGCCCCTCTATTTGCTGAAAAGGATGTAGCAGTCATCGGGGGAGGAAACTCTGCTTTAGACGCAACCCTACAATTGATTCGGATAGCCAAACATATCTATCTTATCAATATCACCTCAGCCCTCACTGGAGATGCGATAATGAGGGAGAAAGTACGTGAAAGTAAAAAAGTATCTATCTTAAATAACACCCGGGTCACAGCTGTTTTGGGAGATAGGATGGTCAGTGGAATTAAAATAAAAAGAGAGGATAAGGAAGAAACACTGCCTGTGGAGGGAGTTTTTGTGGAAATCGGTCTTATCCCTAATTCTGAATT is a window from the bacterium genome containing:
- a CDS encoding FAD-dependent oxidoreductase; this encodes MFDLIIIGAGPAGITASVYAARKKMNFLVITKDIGGQAAWSGDIENYTGYQFITGPELTGKFEEHMRKYSIELKENEEVLELKRKDDGVWVKTDKATYQAKTAVIASGKRSRELGVPGELEFKNRGLTYCATCDAPLFAEKDVAVIGGGNSALDATLQLIRIAKHIYLINITSALTGDAIMREKVRESKKVSILNNTRVTAVLGDRMVSGIKIKREDKEETLPVEGVFVEIGLIPNSEFAKELEKNELGEIRVNCRSETNIPGIFAAGDVTEVPAKQIIVAAGEGAKAALSAFRYLAQHK